A single window of Helicobacter macacae MIT 99-5501 DNA harbors:
- a CDS encoding pyridoxine 5'-phosphate synthase has product MAKKIALGLNIDHIATLREARKINYPDPLEAVFIAKNCGVEQITLHLREDRRHIQDDDVERVVASSNIPVNVECSCDEQIVDILCELKPYKVTLVPEHREELTTEGGLNMRSKKIKEIIEEFNARKIYIATFIDPELEAIELSKQYGASGIELHTGNYSNIYQALYSNIERTHNAINYLTLTHDELHEKMQDSIHSLSSCAKIANELGLGVFAGHGLNYQNVRNIVENVPYLSELNIGHSIISRAVIVGLERAIRDMQSLLYV; this is encoded by the coding sequence ATGGCAAAAAAAATCGCGCTTGGGCTAAACATAGACCACATAGCCACCTTGCGAGAAGCCCGCAAAATCAACTACCCAGACCCGCTAGAAGCGGTATTTATCGCCAAAAATTGTGGTGTAGAGCAAATCACTTTGCACTTGCGTGAAGACCGCAGGCATATCCAAGATGATGATGTCGAGCGAGTAGTGGCTAGCTCAAATATCCCCGTAAATGTCGAATGCTCTTGTGATGAGCAGATTGTAGATATTTTGTGCGAGCTAAAGCCATACAAAGTAACGCTTGTGCCAGAGCATAGAGAGGAGCTAACCACAGAGGGCGGGCTAAATATGCGCTCAAAGAAAATAAAAGAAATCATTGAGGAGTTTAACGCACGCAAGATTTATATAGCTACTTTTATAGACCCCGAGCTGGAAGCCATAGAGCTATCCAAGCAATACGGCGCATCAGGTATTGAGCTACACACAGGTAACTACTCCAATATCTATCAAGCCCTCTACTCAAACATAGAACGCACGCACAACGCCATAAACTACCTTACCCTAACACACGATGAGCTACACGAAAAGATGCAAGATTCTATCCATTCTCTTAGCTCTTGTGCCAAAATCGCAAATGAACTTGGGCTTGGTGTGTTTGCAGGGCACGGGCTAAACTACCAAAATGTGAGAAATATCGTAGAAAATGTCCCTTACCTAAGTGAGCTAAATATCGGGCATAGTATCATCTCTCGCGCCGTAATCGTAGGGCTAGAGAGGGCTATAAGAGATATGCAATCTTTGCTTTATGTTTGA
- a CDS encoding thioredoxin family protein yields the protein MPKNIICQYRILGGARNKQCDRLSRIFRFFAMFASKANHRDEHTLIFMIFFLLMPLLVLCGCQNTQDSKNTQGYQAHNAGYESSVDSSLQSSTQSKLDFAYSSDFAREFDKQDFGYKGNNKPFDDLSINDLLGGLSSGNQVFLLDSTILAKDSTSSTRKPILLFFGSPFCTPCKHIIQNIAKSKALQEMLKSHYQAYFINILSKESLQINLPSLIKKTQQKTTQKSAQKITPQSSAEFLITKKSLARTLNIRATPTILFLDNSGEEIFRFVGGLSKEHLLIALDFLKSPPTSNNQQQIALELHKRFLAQNK from the coding sequence ATGCCAAAAAATATTATATGCCAATATAGGATTCTAGGTGGTGCGCGAAATAAGCAATGTGATAGGCTTTCTAGGATTTTTCGCTTTTTTGCTATGTTTGCTTCAAAGGCTAATCATAGAGATGAGCACACATTGATTTTTATGATATTTTTTTTGCTAATGCCTTTGCTTGTCTTGTGTGGTTGCCAAAATACTCAAGATAGCAAAAATACTCAAGGCTACCAAGCACATAATGCGGGATACGAATCTAGCGTAGATTCTAGCTTGCAATCTAGCACGCAATCCAAATTAGATTTTGCTTATTCTAGCGATTTTGCGCGAGAATTTGACAAGCAGGATTTTGGCTACAAAGGCAATAATAAGCCTTTTGATGATTTGTCTATCAATGATTTGCTTGGTGGTTTATCTAGTGGCAATCAAGTCTTTTTGCTAGATTCCACAATACTAGCAAAAGATAGCACCTCATCTACGCGCAAGCCTATCTTGCTGTTTTTTGGCTCGCCTTTTTGCACTCCTTGCAAGCACATTATCCAAAACATTGCAAAATCTAAAGCCCTGCAAGAAATGCTAAAATCCCACTACCAAGCTTACTTTATCAATATTTTATCCAAAGAATCATTACAAATAAATCTCCCCTCTCTCATCAAAAAAACACAGCAAAAAACTACACAAAAATCCGCGCAAAAAATCACACCCCAAAGCTCAGCAGAGTTTCTCATCACAAAAAAATCCCTAGCACGCACGCTAAATATCCGCGCTACGCCCACGATTTTGTTTTTGGATAATAGCGGTGAGGAGATTTTCCGCTTTGTAGGGGGGCTTAGCAAAGAGCATTTACTTATTGCGCTAGATTTTTTGAAATCCCCACCCACTAGCAACAATCAACAACAAATTGCGCTAGAATTACACAAACGATTTCTAGCTCAAAACAAATAA
- a CDS encoding SCO family protein produces the protein MAETIKPPKSNPNSGIFRALGILLSIAFLGALAYWSVQKSHSYDFKGAKSMQGVVDMANFDGKYKIVYFGFLSCPDVCPTTLQLLADALENLQDSSEIVLLFVSLDPKRDSLSAIDSYAKHFYARSYGLIFEEEDLEAIKKTYGVHSRKIEQKDSALEYTIEHSSVVYLFDKKGRLIEEVRNLAEIENSLKNLISRH, from the coding sequence ATGGCAGAGACTATCAAACCCCCCAAATCTAATCCAAACTCGGGTATATTTCGCGCTTTGGGGATTTTGCTTAGTATTGCGTTTTTGGGTGCGCTTGCTTATTGGAGTGTGCAAAAAAGTCATTCTTATGACTTCAAAGGCGCAAAAAGTATGCAGGGTGTGGTGGATATGGCAAATTTTGATGGGAAGTATAAGATTGTGTATTTTGGATTTTTATCCTGCCCAGATGTATGCCCCACGACTTTGCAGCTCCTAGCAGATGCGCTAGAAAATCTGCAAGACTCTAGCGAGATTGTCTTGCTTTTTGTCTCGCTAGACCCAAAGCGAGATAGTTTGAGCGCGATAGATAGCTATGCTAAGCATTTCTATGCTCGCTCGTATGGACTGATTTTTGAGGAAGAGGACTTAGAAGCGATAAAAAAGACTTATGGCGTTCACTCTCGCAAAATCGAACAAAAAGATTCCGCACTAGAATACACCATAGAGCATAGCTCGGTTGTGTATTTGTTTGACAAAAAAGGCAGGCTAATTGAGGAAGTGCGCAATCTCGCTGAAATAGAAAACTCGCTAAAAAACCTTATCTCACGCCACTAG
- a CDS encoding copper chaperone PCu(A)C, whose protein sequence is MKKFALSFLLGFFLIPSLAQSATKTTPKNPIKATLYVVESIADSKVSASFGVVENLSDEIITLNAAFSDISNATELHQSIKKADGTSQMQKVDSLQIPPKSSLQLKPNSFHIMFIGLRTPLKAGESAQLTLSTDKSNTTLQVPIIARKDLDKHLQNLGITDLADSHSQEHSHHH, encoded by the coding sequence ATGAAAAAATTTGCACTAAGCTTTTTGCTAGGCTTTTTTCTTATCCCAAGCTTAGCCCAAAGCGCGACAAAAACCACTCCCAAAAACCCTATAAAAGCCACGCTTTATGTGGTGGAAAGTATCGCAGATAGTAAGGTAAGTGCTAGCTTTGGTGTAGTAGAAAATCTAAGCGATGAAATCATCACGCTAAATGCAGCCTTTAGCGATATAAGCAACGCCACCGAGCTACACCAAAGCATAAAAAAAGCCGATGGAACTTCGCAAATGCAAAAGGTGGATTCCTTGCAAATCCCACCAAAATCAAGCCTACAACTAAAGCCAAATAGTTTTCACATAATGTTTATAGGGCTACGAACTCCACTAAAGGCAGGAGAGAGCGCACAACTCACACTCTCCACAGACAAATCCAACACCACACTACAAGTCCCAATCATCGCTAGAAAAGACCTTGATAAGCACTTGCAAAATCTTGGGATTACTGATTTGGCTGATTCTCACTCACAAGAGCATTCACACCACCACTAA
- a CDS encoding beta-ketoacyl-ACP synthase III, translating to MYYASLRSIASFTPSRCVPNSEFEKTLDTSDEWITKRTGIRTRYFALDSQGSSDLGVEAARLAIKRANLESSDIDLVICATLSPDFAAMPSNACLISAKLGIQNIPAFDISAACTGFIYLLKIAKSFIESGAYQNILIIGAEKVSSVLDFSDRGTCVLFGDGAGAAIISRTKDKAESILDVHISANGKYADLLMTPQKADKAPSKDSSDTNHDIHYNGKLQMKGNEVFKYAVRTLIADVEHILSKNAISPKDITHFIPHQANLRIINAVGEQLALKESQIVLTVQKYGNTSAASIPMAIDEIYREHRLKKGDLLLLDAFGGGFTWGSALLHFGGECL from the coding sequence ATGTATTACGCCTCCCTGCGCTCTATTGCTTCATTTACGCCATCTAGGTGTGTGCCAAATAGCGAATTTGAAAAAACGCTAGATACAAGTGATGAGTGGATTACCAAGCGCACAGGGATAAGGACACGCTACTTCGCGCTAGACTCGCAGGGAAGTAGCGATTTGGGTGTAGAAGCAGCTAGGCTTGCCATAAAGCGTGCAAACCTAGAATCTAGCGATATTGATTTGGTAATCTGTGCGACTTTGAGCCCAGATTTTGCTGCTATGCCAAGTAATGCTTGCCTAATCAGCGCGAAACTAGGCATACAAAATATCCCAGCATTTGACATAAGTGCAGCTTGCACAGGATTTATCTACCTGCTAAAAATCGCTAAGAGTTTTATAGAATCAGGTGCATATCAAAATATCTTAATCATCGGTGCAGAGAAGGTAAGCTCGGTGCTAGATTTTAGTGATAGAGGGACTTGTGTGCTATTTGGCGATGGTGCAGGAGCAGCTATCATCTCACGCACGAAAGACAAAGCAGAATCTATCCTAGATGTCCATATCAGTGCAAATGGCAAGTATGCTGATTTGCTAATGACGCCACAAAAAGCAGACAAAGCCCCTAGCAAAGATAGTAGCGATACAAACCACGACATACACTACAACGGCAAGCTACAAATGAAAGGCAATGAAGTATTTAAATACGCCGTGCGCACGCTTATCGCTGATGTGGAGCACATTTTAAGCAAAAATGCTATTTCGCCAAAAGACATAACGCACTTTATCCCTCACCAAGCAAACTTGCGTATCATAAATGCAGTGGGCGAACAACTTGCACTAAAGGAAAGCCAAATCGTGCTAACCGTGCAAAAATACGGCAACACTTCTGCAGCAAGTATCCCAATGGCAATTGATGAAATCTATCGCGAGCATAGACTAAAAAAGGGAGATTTGTTGTTGTTAGATGCGTTTGGTGGCGGGTTTACTTGGGGCTCTGCACTTTTGCACTTTGGTGGCGAATGCTTGTGA
- the plsX gene encoding phosphate acyltransferase PlsX, translating to MLRVAVDVMGADKGVAPIVLGALEALKKREFEAILVGDESQISPLISNLPQNLKSRLSVRHCSDYIRMEDGATEALKRKDSSIYVATEIVKNGEADALVSPGHSGATMSLATMRIGRIKGISRPAICTLMPTTTAKPSMILDAGANTDCKSEYLVEFAIMGNEYATSVMGYENVRVGLLANGEEESKGNELTKEAFKLLKEYPFFIGNVESGDIFNGSTDVIVCDGFSGNLVLKAAEGVASAVSKILKDDIKSSPIKILGGILLKGSFANLKKKMDYAEYGGAPLLGVNKVVIISHGKSNERAIECAVYQALRALESKVCERIEKAFAK from the coding sequence ATGCTAAGAGTAGCTGTTGATGTTATGGGAGCGGACAAAGGTGTAGCCCCTATCGTTCTTGGTGCGCTAGAAGCATTGAAAAAGCGTGAGTTTGAAGCGATATTAGTCGGCGATGAAAGCCAAATCTCCCCCCTCATCTCAAATCTACCTCAAAATCTCAAATCTCGTCTTAGCGTGCGCCACTGCTCTGATTATATTCGTATGGAAGATGGAGCGACAGAAGCACTAAAGCGCAAGGATTCCTCTATATATGTCGCTACCGAGATTGTCAAAAATGGCGAGGCAGACGCGCTTGTGTCGCCCGGACATAGTGGAGCGACTATGAGCCTAGCCACGATGAGAATCGGCAGAATCAAGGGCATTTCTCGCCCCGCTATTTGCACGCTTATGCCTACTACTACGGCTAAACCAAGTATGATTTTGGACGCTGGGGCAAATACTGATTGCAAAAGCGAATACTTGGTAGAATTTGCCATAATGGGCAATGAATACGCCACTTCTGTGATGGGCTATGAAAATGTCCGCGTAGGATTGCTAGCAAATGGCGAGGAAGAATCCAAAGGCAACGAACTCACAAAAGAGGCTTTCAAACTTTTGAAAGAGTATCCATTTTTCATCGGCAATGTAGAGAGTGGCGATATTTTTAATGGTAGCACTGATGTCATTGTCTGCGATGGGTTTAGCGGAAATCTCGTGCTAAAAGCAGCAGAGGGTGTAGCAAGTGCGGTAAGCAAAATCTTAAAAGATGACATAAAATCCTCTCCTATAAAAATACTAGGGGGAATCCTACTAAAAGGCTCTTTTGCAAATCTAAAGAAAAAAATGGACTATGCAGAATACGGCGGTGCACCACTGCTAGGAGTAAATAAAGTCGTAATCATAAGCCACGGCAAAAGCAATGAGAGAGCCATAGAATGCGCTGTATATCAAGCACTAAGAGCACTAGAATCAAAAGTATGCGAGCGCATAGAAAAAGCATTCGCAAAGTAG
- the rpmF gene encoding 50S ribosomal protein L32, with protein MAVPKRRVSKTRAAKRRTHYKITLAKPIKDKDGSWKLPHRVNKFSGKYKG; from the coding sequence ATGGCAGTCCCAAAGCGAAGAGTAAGCAAGACACGAGCGGCAAAGCGCAGGACACACTACAAAATCACTCTTGCAAAACCTATCAAAGACAAAGACGGAAGCTGGAAGCTACCTCATCGTGTAAATAAATTTAGTGGCAAATACAAAGGCTAA
- a CDS encoding DUF177 domain-containing protein, giving the protein MKIQARKISSTPKSFSLEKDIQGDIVKLSGEIQEARGQGQKGLFLLEGRLSGEITLVCDISGEEYQETLDEELVLYISDGFWDAQSQSLETFDVIEFFDGFIDLDFILQSEIESIKLDYHHKGE; this is encoded by the coding sequence ATGAAAATCCAAGCACGCAAAATCTCCTCCACACCGAAATCTTTTAGCCTAGAAAAAGATATACAAGGAGACATAGTAAAGCTAAGTGGCGAGATACAAGAAGCAAGGGGGCAAGGGCAAAAAGGGCTGTTTCTTTTGGAGGGCAGGCTAAGCGGAGAAATCACGCTAGTTTGCGACATAAGTGGCGAGGAATACCAAGAAACGCTAGATGAAGAATTGGTTTTGTATATTTCAGATGGATTCTGGGATGCACAAAGCCAAAGCTTAGAGACATTTGATGTTATTGAGTTTTTTGATGGCTTTATTGACTTAGATTTTATCTTGCAAAGTGAAATCGAGTCAATCAAACTAGACTATCATCACAAAGGAGAATAA
- the ndk gene encoding nucleoside-diphosphate kinase, with protein sequence MEQTLSIIKPDAVEKGVIGKIVQRFEDNGLRIAAMKKLCLSVSDAQGFYAVHKERPFFKDLVEFMVSGPVVVMVLEGQNAVAKNRELMGATNPKEAAKGTIRADFAESIDANAVHGSDSLENAKIEIAFFFSTREIC encoded by the coding sequence ATGGAGCAAACTTTATCAATCATCAAGCCAGATGCCGTAGAAAAGGGTGTGATAGGCAAGATAGTGCAGAGATTTGAGGACAATGGATTGCGCATAGCGGCGATGAAAAAACTTTGCTTGAGCGTAAGCGATGCGCAAGGGTTTTATGCCGTGCATAAAGAACGCCCGTTTTTTAAGGATTTGGTGGAATTTATGGTAAGTGGTCCTGTGGTAGTGATGGTGCTAGAGGGACAAAATGCCGTAGCCAAAAATAGAGAACTTATGGGTGCGACAAATCCAAAAGAAGCAGCAAAAGGAACGATTCGTGCAGATTTTGCAGAGAGTATTGATGCAAATGCAGTGCACGGAAGTGATAGCCTAGAAAACGCCAAAATCGAAATTGCGTTTTTCTTTAGCACACGCGAAATTTGCTAG
- a CDS encoding FtsB/FtsL family cell division protein, whose amino-acid sequence MQYSQDNQSTPKTTASTSTNTQSPHALESQKKEHIQPHIEPMDFPKSSAKSSEKSSVDLSLSALDSALAPRSISTTMNAPHRIKPNQPSKISVREIATSEQSIQMRIDPHERDEIFALELEQKDEGLNVRYLIYAYIGLSLFLLVCMPKVWLSSTIYYTSRDINKLQTQRDLLQEENKRLQNEREKLRYQYLKLNSQPQ is encoded by the coding sequence ATGCAATACTCACAAGATAATCAATCAACCCCCAAAACCACTGCAAGCACGTCCACAAATACCCAAAGCCCACACGCATTAGAATCCCAAAAAAAAGAACACATACAACCTCACATAGAACCTATGGATTTTCCAAAATCTAGCGCAAAATCTAGTGAAAAATCTAGCGTTGATTTGTCGTTATCCGCGCTTGATTCTGCTTTAGCCCCACGCTCTATAAGCACCACAATGAACGCCCCGCATAGAATCAAACCAAATCAGCCAAGCAAAATCAGCGTGCGTGAAATCGCCACAAGCGAGCAATCAATCCAAATGAGAATCGACCCACACGAGCGAGATGAGATATTTGCCCTAGAGCTAGAGCAAAAAGATGAGGGACTAAATGTGCGCTATCTTATCTACGCATATATCGGGCTTTCGCTGTTTTTGCTCGTGTGTATGCCAAAGGTTTGGCTAAGTAGCACAATATACTACACAAGCCGTGATATAAACAAACTCCAAACACAAAGAGACTTACTCCAAGAAGAAAACAAACGACTTCAAAACGAGCGCGAAAAGCTCCGCTACCAATACCTAAAGCTAAATTCCCAACCGCAGTAA
- a CDS encoding YfhL family 4Fe-4S dicluster ferredoxin, with protein sequence MSLMINDECIACDACLEECPNEAIIEGEPIYRIDPDCCTECVGYYDEPSCVSACPKDAIMPDPDNAESLEELKYKYEQLKNKE encoded by the coding sequence ATGAGTTTGATGATAAATGATGAGTGTATAGCCTGCGATGCGTGTTTAGAAGAATGCCCAAATGAAGCCATCATTGAGGGTGAGCCAATCTACCGCATAGACCCTGATTGTTGCACAGAATGTGTTGGGTATTATGATGAGCCAAGCTGTGTGAGTGCTTGCCCAAAAGATGCGATTATGCCAGACCCTGACAATGCTGAAAGTTTGGAAGAGCTAAAATACAAATACGAACAACTAAAAAATAAAGAATAA
- a CDS encoding Ppx/GppA phosphatase family protein has product MAKVTAVIDIGSNSARMAIYEKTSRYGFRLIYECKSRVRISQGCYENNGALQEIPMQRAISALKEFRAIAKQYKANKLFCVATSAIRDAPNRAEFLLRARKQSGIDIKVIDGEKEAWYGGLACANLSHNKTGITIDIGGGSTECAIIENGTLKDLISLKLGTIRLKELFFDHHKNIDSAKEFILEELAKLPPHFVCENVFGIGGTIRAIAKMISRQAKYPIKTIHGYEVEVSKMRPLIHSIYKAKEEDLEGLGVPLDRKDNIRSGALIFSMLLAHFGAKNITASGVGVREGVFLSDMLRTQKHRFPNGILPSLIALKDRFGINQKVAKNHTKQALAIFDTLAPLHKLGDEYKAYLNVASQLCDIGSFLNFYGKSELGAYILLNGLDYGFSHTQRAVICLLVQHLGKQIPKDSAIAHISEIMPPLESLQWLSFVLSLAHTLCATGEEKLAYTYARESLQIHCKSALYLAREDISRLIPPAKLSVEFITN; this is encoded by the coding sequence ATGGCAAAAGTAACCGCAGTCATTGACATCGGCTCAAACTCCGCTAGAATGGCGATTTATGAAAAAACAAGTCGCTATGGATTTCGCCTTATTTATGAATGTAAATCGCGAGTTAGGATTTCGCAAGGGTGCTATGAGAACAACGGAGCATTGCAAGAAATCCCAATGCAAAGAGCAATATCAGCTCTGAAAGAATTTAGGGCAATAGCCAAGCAATACAAGGCAAATAAACTTTTTTGTGTGGCGACTTCTGCGATACGAGACGCGCCAAATAGGGCGGAGTTTTTGCTCCGAGCTAGGAAGCAAAGCGGCATAGACATAAAAGTCATTGACGGGGAAAAAGAAGCGTGGTATGGTGGGCTAGCTTGCGCCAATCTCTCCCACAACAAAACAGGTATTACCATAGACATAGGTGGTGGTAGCACAGAATGCGCTATCATAGAAAACGGCACTCTAAAGGATTTAATCTCTCTAAAACTTGGCACGATTCGACTAAAAGAGTTGTTTTTTGACCATCATAAAAATATTGATTCTGCTAAGGAATTTATCTTAGAAGAGTTAGCCAAACTCCCACCACATTTTGTGTGTGAGAATGTATTTGGGATTGGTGGGACGATTCGGGCGATAGCCAAAATGATAAGCAGGCAGGCAAAATACCCCATAAAAACTATTCACGGCTATGAAGTAGAAGTAAGCAAAATGCGACCTCTCATACATAGTATCTACAAAGCAAAAGAGGAGGATTTGGAGGGGCTAGGTGTCCCGCTTGATAGAAAAGACAATATTAGAAGTGGTGCACTTATTTTTTCTATGCTTTTGGCTCACTTTGGGGCAAAAAACATTACCGCTAGTGGTGTGGGTGTGCGTGAGGGGGTTTTCCTTAGCGATATGCTTCGCACGCAAAAGCACCGATTCCCAAATGGCATTTTGCCTTCTCTTATCGCGCTAAAAGATAGGTTTGGCATCAACCAAAAAGTAGCAAAAAACCACACCAAGCAAGCCTTAGCGATTTTTGACACTCTAGCTCCACTCCATAAGCTAGGAGATGAGTATAAAGCCTACTTAAATGTCGCTTCACAGCTTTGTGATATTGGTAGTTTTCTAAACTTCTATGGCAAGTCCGAGCTTGGAGCGTATATCTTGCTAAATGGGCTTGATTATGGATTTTCTCATACCCAAAGGGCTGTGATATGTCTGCTAGTTCAGCATTTAGGCAAGCAGATTCCCAAAGATTCTGCCATAGCGCATATCAGTGAGATTATGCCACCATTAGAATCATTGCAATGGCTTAGCTTCGTGCTATCACTTGCTCATACGCTGTGTGCCACAGGGGAAGAAAAGCTAGCTTACACTTATGCAAGAGAATCACTACAAATCCACTGCAAATCCGCTCTATATCTTGCAAGAGAGGACATATCTAGGCTTATCCCACCCGCAAAGCTATCAGTAGAATTTATAACAAACTAG
- a CDS encoding lipid A biosynthesis lauroyl acyltransferase, giving the protein MAQHRKDTITPKLKKLATYSSGRFLSGFVSFFGWLLAIVPHCVFLVFVKSLGLLMYRLDNKNRYNDAKTNLDFIYGDTLTPEQKKEIIKRCYQNFAFVILESIRVTNIPYHKHQKRFEVIDEHYLLECLDSKGSAVLISGHFGYWEAMATFLPPRYRKCQMASLGRLTGIDSVDSLIISRREFQGVKFINKAGAFKHLLRLYGGGNALAGILTDQSMNKSEGIEVEFMGKKATHTPIASILSRRFGVGIVPVFIDFDEGYSKFVVRFFPAIFAPHTQDSSADILQATQAQANITAHAIQTNPKSWFWFHRRWKEFYTDLY; this is encoded by the coding sequence ATGGCACAACACCGCAAAGACACTATAACTCCCAAGCTAAAAAAGCTAGCTACTTACTCAAGTGGCAGGTTTTTGTCTGGCTTTGTGAGTTTTTTTGGGTGGCTATTAGCTATTGTGCCTCATTGCGTGTTTTTGGTATTTGTAAAATCTCTAGGGCTACTTATGTATCGGCTAGATAACAAAAACCGCTACAACGATGCCAAAACAAACCTAGACTTCATCTATGGCGACACTCTCACGCCCGAGCAAAAAAAAGAAATCATCAAGCGATGCTATCAAAACTTTGCCTTTGTAATCCTTGAGTCTATCCGTGTAACCAATATCCCCTACCATAAGCACCAAAAGCGATTTGAAGTTATTGATGAGCATTATTTACTAGAATGCTTAGATTCCAAAGGTAGTGCGGTGCTTATCTCTGGGCATTTTGGGTATTGGGAAGCTATGGCGACATTTTTGCCACCTCGCTATCGCAAGTGTCAGATGGCAAGTCTAGGGCGACTTACAGGGATTGATTCTGTGGATAGCTTAATCATCTCTAGGCGTGAGTTTCAAGGCGTGAAGTTTATAAACAAAGCAGGAGCGTTTAAGCATTTGCTACGACTATATGGCGGAGGAAACGCACTCGCTGGGATACTCACAGACCAAAGTATGAACAAAAGCGAGGGCATAGAGGTAGAATTTATGGGCAAAAAAGCTACACACACGCCTATTGCTTCGATTTTATCTCGTAGGTTTGGTGTGGGTATCGTGCCTGTGTTTATTGATTTTGATGAGGGCTATTCAAAGTTTGTTGTGCGGTTTTTCCCTGCTATCTTTGCGCCACACACCCAAGACTCTAGCGCGGATATACTCCAAGCCACCCAAGCCCAAGCCAATATCACAGCGCACGCTATACAGACAAACCCAAAAAGCTGGTTTTGGTTTCATAGGCGTTGGAAAGAGTTTTATACAGATTTGTATTAG
- a CDS encoding c-type cytochrome: protein MCVNVLKRLQVVGKGVSLAGLMCGVVVSSSLLSAAPADNRAKAKAATSALKGDERKRVEDGMKAVQRRESFNEATLEKGKRRYKSCAICHGSKGDVTAPGQLEGRTILDRDYAALVKELQDYRAGTADNGGLNVIMTVNMDEWTDQEIQDVSAHINALRAEYNQKAKAKAGAKKKKKRDDDDD, encoded by the coding sequence ATGTGTGTGAATGTTTTGAAGCGGTTACAAGTAGTAGGTAAAGGTGTCTCTCTAGCGGGACTTATGTGTGGGGTAGTGGTAAGCTCATCTTTGCTAAGTGCTGCACCAGCGGACAACAGAGCAAAAGCAAAAGCAGCCACAAGTGCTCTCAAAGGCGATGAACGCAAAAGAGTAGAAGACGGTATGAAAGCTGTCCAAAGACGAGAAAGCTTCAATGAAGCTACACTTGAAAAAGGTAAAAGACGCTACAAATCTTGCGCGATTTGCCACGGCTCAAAAGGCGATGTAACAGCACCAGGGCAACTAGAGGGTAGAACTATCCTTGATAGAGACTATGCAGCACTTGTCAAAGAATTGCAAGACTATCGAGCAGGCACTGCGGATAATGGTGGGCTAAATGTCATAATGACTGTGAATATGGATGAGTGGACTGACCAAGAAATCCAAGATGTCTCTGCGCATATCAATGCTTTGCGTGCAGAATACAACCAAAAAGCAAAAGCAAAAGCTGGAGCTAAAAAGAAGAAAAAGAGAGATGACGATGATGACTAA